One window from the genome of Helicoverpa zea isolate HzStark_Cry1AcR chromosome 6, ilHelZeax1.1, whole genome shotgun sequence encodes:
- the LOC124631237 gene encoding probable RNA-binding protein 18 — MLFSAFSLLSLAMEDATVPLHLEPFQHGEVSDKRIWIGNLDTRVNEYQLLKMVRVYGNIEKFDMLFHRSGPNVGQPRGFAFVTYKLRQDAIKAMNSLNGQVLGSKRISVKFAKNTDEQEKPKPELGIAVLAGAKPELKLSKKTAIQSIEAKLKMMENMKAGDDFVINKLAANEAPVIAQYQTKQYQPQSKSASSFRRRHPYHKKR, encoded by the exons ATGTTATTCTCTGCATTTTCACTTTTATCACTTGCCATGGAAGACGCTACG GTGCCTTTACATCTGGAGCCTTTTCAGCACGGCGAGGTGTCTGACAAACGAATCTGGATCGGCAATCTCGACACCAGAGTTAATGA GTATCAACTACTGAAAATGGTCCGTGTGTATGGAAACATCGAGAAGTTTGACATGCTGTTCCATCGGAGCGGCCCCAACGTGGGACAGCCCCGGGGCTTTGCCTTCGTTACGTACAAGCTGAGGCAGGATGCCATCAAAGCCATGAACTCACTGAATGGCCAAGTACTGGGGTCCAAAAGGATAAGCGTCAAGTTTGCAAAGAATACG gaTGAGCAAGAAAAACCAAAACCAGAACTAGGCATAGCAGTCCTAGCCGGTGCTAAACCAGAGCTTAAACTCAGCAAGAAAACTGCCATACAGTCAATTGAAGCAAAACTCAAAATGATGGAGAACATGAAGGCAGGAGATGACTTCGTAATCAACAAATTAGCTGCAAACGAGGCTCCAGTGATCGCCCAGTATCAAACGAAACAATATCAACCACAGAGCAAATCTGCTTCATCCTTCAGAAGGCGGCACCCTTACCACAAGAAAAGATAG
- the LOC124631236 gene encoding uncharacterized protein LOC124631236 yields MKAINKKVPGLLPAPPKSEVDGKITDLTSKTVSELCELRDRQLKLLNNKPFISKLPDKGAKIQAFHDKIITELKAKQDEEQTCIMFDKLKLSGVDKNNVQQVEWVGKIDDKKETYLDSDDDSEPEDVLHILSQNTVLEKQVKVLTPEKPLITNEDLLKIGELPHVKYIVEKTEVQPKPKPTGQFKPYKTTITNAHNPEKEVLRKKHKHWEVTAATPPPSVYGPAKVLSIEESLKLQKEYNSHLKEIEAQHAAEKLLARSGIKMAELPVDRSTFGKYREVNSDDSDVSDAEGSDKEVHDEEPERGGVIFTVMN; encoded by the coding sequence ATGAAGGCGATAAACAAAAAGGTTCCCGGTTTATTGCCTGCCCCGCCAAAAAGCGAAGTAGACGGCAAAATCACTGACTTAACATCGAAGACCGTATCAGAGTTGTGTGAGTTGCGAGATAGGCAGTTGAAACTATTAAACAATAAACCCTTTATATCTAAACTGCCTGATAAAGGAGCTAAAATTCAAGCTTTTcatgataaaattattactgAACTGAAGGCCAAACAGGATGAGGAACAAACTTGTATTATGTTCGACAAGTTGAAACTCTCTGGTGTTGACAAAAATAATGTGCAACAGGTTGAATGGGTTGGCAAAATCGAcgataaaaaagaaacatatcTAGACTCTGATGACGACAGTGAACCAGAGGATGTATTACATATTCTCAGCCAAAACACAGTGCTAGAAAAACAAGTAAAAGTATTAACACCTGAAAAGCCTCTGATAACCAATGAAGACTTATTAAAAATTGGTGAATTACCCCATGTAAAGTATATAGTAGAAAAAACTGAGGTTCAACCAAAACCTAAACCTACAGGTCAATTCAAACCTTATAAGACAACAATAACCAATGCTCATAATCCAGAAAAGGAGGTTTTGAGGAAAAAGCATAAACATTGGGAGGTTACCGCTGCAACGCCACCTCCAAGTGTCTATGGCCCAGCTAAAGTATTGTCTATAGAAGAATCTTTGAAACTCCAAAAAGAATACAATAGTCATTTGAAAGAAATAGAGGCACAACATGCTGCTGAGAAACTGTTGGCCCGATCCGGAATCAAGATGGCCGAGTTACCAGTAGATAGAAGTACTTTTGGAAAATATAGAGAGGTGAATAGTGATGATTCTGATGTATCGGACGCAGAAGGCAGTGATAAAGAGGTACATGATGAGGAACCAGAGAGAGGAGGCGTTATTTTTACAGTCATGAATTAA
- the LOC124631551 gene encoding uncharacterized protein LOC124631551 → MANNVQFGILSTFDHNSQTWRTYKSRIGQYFVANDINKTTDASGKKRKAILLSALTEGTYKLTTDLVRPKDIENVPYEDLLSALDEHFTPKCVGFGERHNFYIAVQQAGETYSQWAARLRGLTEKCKFHNVEEALRDKFIMGMLPGREKEKIYTKDLADLTLAKVVELAENLSRGRAAAAASAGAGAGSGAAGAAPDAAAASISTATEQLYKIAQKSVSVGKVKCGVCGFSNHKSADCRFANYVCKKCHVKGHLRKMCGKVNYVVVGNGDKGESDGDDDVYAN, encoded by the exons ATGGCGAATAATGTGCAATTCGGCATATTAAGTACGTTCGACCACAATTCTCAAACATGGCGGACATACAAAAGCCGTATAGGACAATATTTTGTCGCCAACGACATTAACAAGACAACTGATGCGTCGGGCAAGAAAAGAAAAGCCATCCTTCTTAGCGCACTCACTGAGGGCACATATAAATTGACTACGGATTTGGTGCGGCCCAAGGACATAGAAAACGTGCCGTACGAAGACCTCCTGTCTGCGCTGGACGAGCATTTCACCCCAAAATGCGTTGGGTTTGGGGAAAGGCACAATTTTTATATAGCAGTCCAACAAGCAGGAGAAACGTATTCTCAATGGGCCGCGAGATTGCGCGGGCTCACGGAGAAGTGCAAGTTTCATAATGTAGAAGAGGCACTTCGCGACAAATTTATAATGGGTATGCTGCCCGGTcgcgaaaaagaaaaaatatataccaagGACCTGGCGGACCTTACACTGGCTAAGGTCGTGGAGTTGGCGGAGAATTTGAGCCgaggccgcgccgccgccgccgcaagTGCGGGCGCAGGCGCGGGCTCGGGCGCCGCTGGCGCGGCCCCTGACGCTGCCGCGGCGTCTATATCCACGGCGACGGAGCAGCTTTACAAAATTGCTCAGAAAAGTGTTAGTGTAGGGAAAGTAAAGTGTGGTGTGTGCGGTTTCTCTAACCACAAATCTGCAGATTGCAGATTCGCTAATTATGTGTGCAAGAAATGTCACGTAAAAGGGCATTTACGTAAAATGTGCGGGAAAGTGAACTACGTGGTGGTAGGAAACGGTGACAAGGGTGAAAGTGACGGAGATGATGACG TGTATGCCAACTAA